The genomic region GGCATCAGCGGAGAGCGCGCCCGTGACATCGATGGTTCCTCCGCCCTGCGTGGTGAAGAACGCAGTCCCGCCGGACGTAATCGAAAGGCCGTCGGCCTGAATCTGACCGCCCGAACAATCGCAGTCGCCCGCAGACAGCACGGCCAGGCCACCCGTGCCAAGCGCCTGGATATCGGCGGTGCCGAGATCCGCAGTGGTGCCGGAGCCAGCGCTTATGAAGATGGCGCCGCCGAATGTGTCACCGCTCGTGAATGCATCCAGCGCGCCGAAATCGAGATGTCCCGCCTGATTGTCGCCGCCGAGCTGAGTGATCAATTCCACGACTCCGCCGGTGGAGCTTCCGTGAGCGATCGTCGAGAATGAACCTCCGCCGATCGAGCCGCCTATGGCCTGGACGATTACTGCACCGCCTGCGCCGATTGGACCGCCTTCGCTGTCTGCCCCCGTGCCCTGGTTGCCATTCGCGGTGAGTGCCGCGGTGTTAAAGTCGATGCTCGTGGCGAGCCCGGAATCTGAAGAATCCGAGAGCAGGTTTACGAAGCCGCCAGCGGCATTGCCGGCGACCGCGCCATTGCCACCGAGCGCGTCAGCGCTCCCCGTGAGGCTGTTGCCCGTGAGGCTTCCGCCAGCGGATGCTTCAACCCAGACATCGCCGCCGATGGCTATTCCGCCCGCACCGCTGCCGGCGTTGCCGCCCGTAGCAATCGCATCGACCAGGGTGGTTCCTGTGATTTGCGCCGAACCATTTCCGGTGACGACGAATTCCGCATCTCCGGCGGAGGCGTTACCGCCATCCACGGAACCGTTCCCGCCGACGGCATTGCTGCCGACGATAATGTCGCTTGCGGCGAGAGTTCCATCGACGGTCAGCGTTCCACTGCCTGCGTCCGAATCACCCCCACCGCCGGCACTTCCGGCGCCGCCCTGCGACTGGCCCGTGCTCTGGACGAGCCCGGCATTCAGCGAGCCATTGACCGTGATGACGGAATTGCCGCCGAACGCGTCACCGCCGTTGGCGCCATTGCCGCCCATGCCGAAGGAGGTGACGAGGAACTGGTCGCTGAACGTCGCATTCGTCGAGTCGAGCGTTCCCTCGCCATAGCCGCCCTGCGCTATGCCACCGTCGCCTGCGCCGGTGCTTCCTGCTCCGCCATCGCCGCCGTTTCCGTTACTGCTGGCGCTGTAGGAGATCCCATCTACGGTCGAACCGCCGGCGGCCCAGAAGGTGGTGGAACCGCCTTCGCCATAACCGCCGTTGCCGCCGAGGCCGGCGGAACCCGTGCCGCCGTTGCCGCCCCGTCCGCGAGTGACCGCGTTTACGTTGCCGACCGACAACGTGCCGCCGCCGATGTTGAGCGCTGTGCTTCCGCCATAGCCCCCGCCGCCGGGTCCGCCGGTACTTCCATTGCTGCCGGCGCCGCCAGCGGCATTCCCATTCAGGACGAGTTCGCTCAAGGCCACGGTCGTCGTCGCCTCGGAACCGGGGACGTCCACCTGGATCGTAGCTGAGCCGCCGAATGCGTCACCGCCAGCACCGCTAGAACCTGCCGCGCCGCCGACAGCGCGACTTGAAACCACCGTGTCGCCGCCCGCAGCGAGCGAGCCGCCGCTGGAGGTGATCTGGATGGTAGCCGAGCCGCCTTCGGCGTCGCCGCCGCCGCTTGCACCGTTGCTGCCGACGCCCGATCCGTCCCCCTCGGGATCCTCGTTGGCGACTGCGCGCACTGTGATTCCGAGGTCGGCATTTAGCGTCCCGCCATCGATAATCAGGCGGGCGACCCCGCCCTCGGAGTCGCCGCCAAGGCCGCTACTGCCGTTTCCGCCCGTTCCACTGGAATCGAGGGTTGTATTGTCCGAATTGAGCGTACCCTGGACCGTCAGCGTCGCGCTCCCGCCGCTGGCTGCTCCGCCGTTCTCCCCATTGCCGCCAAAGGCAGTCACCGCGAGGTCCGCATCACCGTTGAGCGCCCCGCCGGCGAGGATGTCCATCGTCGCGTTCCCGCCGAAGGCCGCGCCCCCGTTACCGTCGACCGTCGATCCAATGCCGCCATTGCCGGCGAATGCGCGGTCGTAGGAAGAAACGACCGAGGAGTTCACCGTTGTGCCGATGGTAGTTGAAGAGAATCCGCCCGTCGCGCTTCCGCCATTGCCGCCGGCGCCCGACGATCCCGAGCCGCCGTTTCCGCCGCGAGCAGTCGCGAAGGTTTGCAGTTCTGCGGTCGTGATGTTTCCACCGAATAGCTCGGTCGTAGCTTCGCCGCCGAAACCGCTGCCGCCGTTGCCGCCAACAAGCCCGTTACCGCCAAAGCCGCCTTCGCCATTTGCTGCAACGAAGACATTCGCCAGCTGCACGTTAATGGTCGCTTCCGGCTGCAGGAAGTCGGTGATGTAGAATTCGGCATTGCCGCCATAAGCATCACCGGCAGTGCCGCCGGTTCCGCCTGGATTCGCAATTCCGGCGCCGCCGTGCCCGCCAGCCTGCACGCGGAAGTCGCCTGCGACGTGCAAGGTGCCACCAGCTCCCGCGCCTTCGCCGCCGCCAATGAACGCCGATGCGGTCCCGCCGAGGCCGGTGCCGCCCGTTATTCCGCCGCCACCGAATCCATCGGCAAACAGCATCAGATAGCCACCACCGGATATGCTCCCGCCGTCGAGGAACAGGTTTGCCAATCCGCCATTGCCCTCGCCGCCCTGGCCCGCCGAGTCGGCGCCAATGCCCTGCGCAACGAAGTCGGCATCGGAACCGAAGCTGAGGGTCCCTCCCTCGGTAGCCGCCACGTTCGCCGTGCCACCGATTCCGCGACCTCCAGTTCCGTTCGGGCTGGAGATGAGCTGACCGCCAACACCGGAAGCGACGACCAACGTCGTGCCAGTGACTGAGATGGACCCGGACGTGTTTGCCGCCACAGTCGCGAAGCCACCGTTTCCGGTGCCCCCCGTGCCGCCGGACGAAACCGCGCTATAGCTGCCATCGCCTTCCGCGATTACGCTGAGGTCGCCGCCGATTGCGAGAGACCCGCTAGTGTCTGCTATCGCCTCGGCTTGGCCACCCGTGGAGTTTCGCCCGTCCAGACCATGGTCGACTGTGTCTCCGAACGCGGTTGCTTCGATGGTTGCGTCGCCGCCGATGGAAACACTGCCGCCGCTCGCGTGGATCCCCGCGAAGCCTCCGTTGGACGTTCCTCCGTAACCGGTGACGAGGTTGGCGGTCGGGCTGGCATTTGCGGTGACGGTGGCGGTGCCGTTGATGGTGACCGAACCGCCCGTGAAGGCTGCGATAAGTGCCGAACCGGCCTGCGCGTCGACCTGGTCGCCTTCGTTCATTCCAACGAAGAAGCGAAGATCGTTGGAGGTCACGGTCGCATTGCCGCCAACGGTGATGGTCTCGCCGGATTCAGCAAACAGCGCCGACCCGACTAGCCCCTGAAGCGCCACGTCATGATCGAAGTTCAGCGTGCCTCCGCCACCGGTCGCCTCGACCGAGCCAGTCGCATAGCCGGAGACGTCCGACGTGAAGTCGCCGCCCTGAATGTCGATGCTTGCGTCCGAACCGTCAATCGCGCCACCGAGGTTCAGTCCGTTGATAACGACATTATTGCCGTCGTCGTGGCTGACTCCGTAGCCCGCGGAAAGAATGATCCGGCCGTTCTTGACCGTAGCTCCGTCGACGGAGGTGAAGCCAACCCGGCCGCCGTTCAGGAGCATGGTGAGCGCGTTGTTCTTCGGAACAGCGACCATGTAGATAGAATGGTGATCGTCGGCCGTGACATTGCCCGTGCCGGTCGTCGTTCCAGTGTGAACAATACCGTTGGAATCGTCGGTGCCGAGATCGACAGAGATGTCGAAGAGGCCCTGATCGAACGTCATCGTGAGCTGCTCGGCCGCGGCATAGGCGGCGGAGCCGTTTACGTTGACCGTCCCTCCTTGCTCGATCCGCGGCGCGATCATCGCCACGTAGTTATCGTGGGCATTGATTTGCGCGCCGTTCTGGATCTGGATCGCAGAGTTAGAGTTCGGCGCGGAGAAGAATGCGGAAAAGCTGTCTTGGCTGGCGCTGAAGCCGTTGGGCAGGTCCGCGGTGGTGAGAAGGATTCCGCCGACGTCAAAGACAGCGTTCGACCCGATGACAATTCCACCAGGGCTGAAAAACCAGACGTTGCCGCCGATCGTGCTCGTGCCTTCGAGCGTGGAAACGACTGTGCCGTCCAGCAATATTGAACGGCTTGGATCGACAGGAACGATGCGGTTCAGAACTGTATAGTCGGTGAGGCCCGGCGTGCTGGTGAAAGTCGCTACATTCCCGGTGGGAAGGAAGTTGATCGGACCGCCGCCAATTGCCGTGTCGTTCGGCGACCAGTTGATCGTCGCCGTGCCCGATCCAATGGTGATTGTCTCGGTCGTGTTCGTAGTGGGATTGCGGACCACGCTTCCGACGGAGCTCGCGATCGACCCGCGGAACGCGCCTGCCGGCGGAGCCGCTTGGGCATGCGCCGCCTGCGGCGCCATCGCGGCCGCAGCAATGGCGAGCGACGCGCACGACAGAAGGAGTGACTTGCGCCTGACGTTGAGACGCAGTGAAAGCGGATACGCAACCGACATCATTCGTAGCTCCATGGCCAAAGGCGAGTCGTTAGCGAGATCAGGAGTCGTGGGTCGGGCTTCTTCTCGACGATCCCTATGCGGGTCATCGGCACGGCAAGATTGGCGTCGAGGGAGAAGCGGTCCCAATTGACACGGGCGCCCGCGCCGACCGAATTCAGGTGCTTGGAACCGCTGACGATGAACAGCCTGTCGAGGTTGCTCACTCGCGCGTGATCCCAGAAGACATATCCTTCGACGGCGGCTCTCTTCGGGTCGGACGGAACGAGACTTCCGATCCGGATTTCGGCCTGGGTCCCCCACCCCCGATCGCCGAGAAGCGCGCCCGGATCATAGCCTCGACCGACGGTGTAATTGCCTGCTGAGAATTCCTCGAAACTAAGCAGCGGCTTCCATGCATATTGCCCCCGAGCGCCGAGCGCCAAGGTCAGCTTCGAGATCGGCCGCCACTCTGCGTAAAGCAAAGCGCGGACGACCGCCGCGGTCGCGATACCCTCGACACGGCTCGGTGGCACATCGCCTGGTCCAAGACACTTCGCCCCCGCCGGCCCGCAAGGCTCGGTCGCGCCGAAGATGTCGAAGCCCTTGCGAAGCTCCAGGACGCTGCTCAGGCGCCACAAAGGCTCGACGAACGAGTGACCATTCGAGAACTGCGTATCGAGCGCATCGAATCCCATTCGAAGGAAGCCGACACGAAGGTGGTCGCGGGTCAGTTTGATCTTATTGAGATCCAAGTCCTGGTCGATGTAGTCGAACCCGGCCGACCCTCGCAGCGTCCGCGCCAGCTTCCGCACGATCGGGTAGTCTGCCTGAATCGTGGCAAGCAGCGTCTGCGCCTCGAAATTAGTGCCCTTCGGCTTGATAGTCGGATGCGCCGACGCATAAGTGAACAGCCCGCCTATCCCGAGCCCCTCGGATCCGATTCTGAAATCGTGTCCGATCTGCAGGGTCTGCTGTTCCTGAAAGTCCCCCGTCGTGTAGGCCGCAAGCGTGGTCCGGTCAGCAAGCCCGGTCAGGCCGAAAAACTGGGCACGAAGCAAGCCGCCCCACGGACCAAGTTCGTCCGAGCCGCCGTTCTGGATGTTGCTGTCCACGTAGGCAGCTGTGCGCTGAACCGTGACATCCCCAAGCACCTCGCCGGGCGTCGAGCCAGCCGGTCGAAGGGTCATCCGAACGGTGTAGCCGGGAAGATCGGTCGCCAGCAGCAGGTAGCGTTCCGCGTCGTAACGGTTGAAGACGGGCTGCTTGGTGAGCTCATTCAGGTAAGATGCGATAATCCGCTCCGCGCCGCTCGCATTGCCGCGGACCCGAACCTGGCTGAGGTGCGCCATGAGCACCTGGAAGCGGACGATTCCGTCCGCGACTTCCTGCTCTGGCACCTCGACCGCGGCGACGTAGCCGGCGTTGCGCAGGATAGTGGCGGCCCGGTCGCGAATGTCGCAGACTATGGAGATCGGCTGCTCGGTCCCGACTAGGTCGGAATAGGTTGGCGTAAGCTCGGCTGGTGACAGCCCCTTCAATCCATCGAAAACCGCGCCGCGGACCGTAAATTTGATGTCTTTGAACTCGGGACTGTCGAGTGCGCACGGAGCGCGCTCAATCCCACCCTCGATGTCCAGCTGCGGACCTCGGTTGCGAATCGGCTGTTGCTGCTGGCGAGTGACCTCTTCCCGCGTCGGCCGGAGCCCCTGCGGCGGGGCCTGCGCAGCGGCAATCGCCGGCGCGCAGACCATGAATGACGAAAATAGAAGACGTCCCGTCCGGCGCCGCCAACTGCGCGCGTAGCCCCCGACCTTATGACGCTCATTAACAAACCGAGTCATACGGGGCGCCCCTCCCCAAGACTGCGAGTCGCACCCCGCGAACCGTCGGTTTAGAGCAGCTTAACCAACTTCGGACAAGCCCGGTTTGTAATATGTTTCAACTCGTTACACTGTAGTTGTTTACTGAGTTACTGCCGGATCCGCTTCTATTCTTGGCAGAGGCCGTGGCTTAACTTTAGTTAAGTCCAACTCACTCGTGACACGCCCGTGCAGCTGGACGCCTCGGGGAATTCCCAGACCCTGCATCAGAGAGAAGTTCGCAGACGCCTGCGCCCACCGCCACCTGCTGTTCCCGTATCCCGCAGATGTTGGCGCGGGCGCTCCAGACGTGCCGAAGCCGCTACCTACGGTTGCAGGTGAGCCGAGCTCGTAAGCACGCGGACCGTTACTCGGCGCGCGCTGGCATGGGCAGTTGCGTCAGCCTTGTCGATCGGGATGTTCATCTCGCCCATCGCCGATGCCGAGAGAACCCGGCCCGGAAGCAAATGTCCGCTCTGCTTCAGGTAATTGATGACAGCCTGGGCCCGGCGATTGCTCAGCCTTTCGTTCGCTGCAGCATTGCCCCTGGGATCGGCGTAGCCCAGCACAGACACCACATATCCCTTGATGCCTTTGGCTTTGCCTGCAATTTCCATCAACCGGTCTTTGTCGGCCGCTGAAATGGCGGCGCTGCCGGTCTTGAAATAGATGTTCTCCTCCGCGCGGATGTCCCAATCGCCCATCTTCGAATAGGCAGAGCGAAGCTCGGCTTCGCGACGCGCGGTTTCCTGGACTCCGGCATTGATTTGAACGGCGGTTTTGTAGTCGCTGGCTTTGTAATCCACCTTGCCTGCGACTACGCGGCCGCTCGAATCGTCGCCTTCGATCGTGACGGGCAAGCCGGGCAGCAGCGCGGCGTGCGAAACCTCTTCCTTCTGGCCGCCGAAGACGCCGGAAATCGAGCGTATTGGAGTATTGGGCGGAAGGACGATGGTCTGGTCGCCGTTCGGCGTCTTGATCGTCAGCTGGCCGTTCTGGTTGGTGACGACCACGCCCTGCACCTTCACCGGCGCGGCGATGGCGGGGGTCTGGAAAGCCGCGGCGAGCAGCGCAGCAGCTAGAAGATTGCGGTTCAGGCGTGACATCGGGCTCATCCTCTCGGCCAATCGTCAAATGATGGCCGAATTTTGAGCACGCTGCGGGCACGCCGGTATCGGGGAAAACCCGCTATTCGCGGGGGTTCAAGCGCGCTCTTTTACGCGCTCGCTGAGCCTTCCGATTTCGTTGTGAATGGCCTCGTACACGCGGCGGAGGCTCGACAGGCGAACTTCGTCGAGAGACCGGCTCGAGAAATCATCATCCGGCAGCGGCAGGCGAGCGAAGAAATACTCCTTGCCCCCATCGTCCCTGCCGAGCGAAAGTTCGATCTCGTCGGATCCAACGACAAATGACTGCAGCCGCATAAAGCCACTCCCAATTGCCCCACCTAAGAGTGTGAGCGACGGGATGTGTATGGGGGATTAAGCGTTGCGCCGCCGGAAACATCGGAGGAGGAATGTTTCCGGCGGCGCCAGGCCCGCTCTGAAGGCCGATAGAGACGTGCTGGTTTCTACTGAACGACGGTGACCACCACTCGTCGGTTCATGTCGTTGTTGCCGTCGGCAATCTGCTGCTCTTCGCCGTGGCTGAACAGCATCATCCGGTTGAGCGCGACTCCCTGGTCGCGGAGGTAATTGTATACCTCCCGCGCCCGCCGAAGTCCGAGCTCGCGATTGCTCTTCGCGCCGCCGCGCGGATCGGCAAAGCCTTCGATTTCGATATATGCGCTTCTGTCTGCCGCCTTGAGACCGGCCAGAGCTGTATCCAGCTTGGCCGCTTCCTCGGCTTTCAGCCTGTAGCTTCCGGTGTCGAACAGCAGGGCTGTCTCGCCGACCTTCTGGTAGTTGAACTTGCCCTTTTCGACGGCTGCCAGGCGCGTGTCATGTTCGCTGGTCTTGGCCTCGACCGCGCCTACGCGGCTATTCATCTGCCCCGCGAGAGCATCCACGCTCGATTGAACCGTGGCAATTCTCTCGTTCACGTAATCTTCCGTGGCGCATCCGCCCAACGCAACGGCTGCCACTGCAACTGCCGCGAACGCTAACTGCTTCTTCCTGTTCGTCATGATGCCCGTCCTCATTGTTGGGGCCGCGATACGCTGCGTGCGGCGCGAGTTCCTCGATTTGCCTAGGGGCTTGCGCCGGAGGCGCTCCATCAGTGGAAACCCGATGAGTGGGGGCGGTTGATTCAGGACCCGTTGCCGGTCGCAACCCTTGGTTCCACAGGCTTTGTGAAGGGCGCAACGTGCCCGACAGCAGAGGTATGTACGTAGGTGATAGCAGCAGCTTGTCGCGCGTGACTTTATGGCCAAGACAGGACGGCGCTGGCGTGAAGGCCCGTCTTCGCTCTCCTCCCCACCCCGTGAGGGCGGGCCTTCCTCCTCCGCCAGGCCGATCGCGCTCGACAGCTCGCCGAGCCGAAAGCGGCGCGCTCGCCGCTGTTCAATTTCCTCGGGGTTTTGGCTGAGTGACTCGATGTCGCGGCGAGGCGACAGATGACGCGCCAGATCGGGGATTGCACATGTCCAGCAACAGACTCTTCATCGTCATCGGAGCACTGATTTTCGCCGCGCTCGCGCTCGCGAGCCTTTATCGTTTGATGGTCGGTTTCCCGATCACGATCAGCGGCCATGCGATCGGACAGACGACCAGCCTGTTTGCGTTCGCGATTTCTACGGCGCTGTGCCTGATGCTGCTCAAGAGCGCGTTCAGCACTCGCTAGAAGCGGGCGCCCGCCGGTTGGGCCGGGCGCCCCCACCCGCCGCTCCGTTCAATATTGATCGAAATACTGCTGGACCTGGCGCGGGTCCGCCGTTTTCGTCAGCGCCAGCTGAAGCAGCACTCGCGACTTGCCGGGGTTGAGCTCGCCCGAAGCGACGAAGTTCATCTTGTCATCATCGATTTCGTTGTTGCGGTAGATGATCCCGGAGCCAGTCCTGGTGCTCCGAACGACGACGACCCCGGCCTTCGCTGCTTCCGCGAGGCGGTTGAGCGCGGGCTCCGTCATGTTCCCGGCACCGACGCCGGCGATGACGAGCCCCTTTGCGCCGTTTTTCACGGCCGCGTCGATCAGGTCCACGCTCATGTTGGGATAGGCATAGAGAATATCGACGCGCGGAAGGCTCGTCAGTCCATCGACCGAAAAGACGCTCGTGCGCCCGTACTTCTTTTCGAGCGGCGCGAACCAGTTGATGGTGCCGGTGTTGGCAAGCGCCGCCGGGCCCCTGTTAACGCTCGCGAACGTTTGCACGCGCGTCGCATTGGTCTTGGTCGCGTTACGTGCATAGTCGAGCTCGTCGTTCAACGAGATCAAGACGCCGCGCCCGCGCGCCAGCGGGCTCGCTGCGGCGGCGACTGCATTGTAGAGATTGCCCGGGCCGTCGGCGCTGATTGCGGTTGCAGGGCGCATTGCAGCAACCATCACGATCGGCTTGTCGCTGTGCGTGACCAGGCTCAGGAAATAGGCAGTTTCCTCAAGAGTGTCGGTGCCGTGGGTGATGACCACGCCGTCGTAATCGGGTGAGTTCAGGATCGCGTTCACGCGGTTGGCAAGCTTCAGCCACACCTCGTCATTCATGTCCTGGCTGCCGATCTTCACGACCTGTTCGCCGCTGATAACCGCGAGCTTGTTCAGGTTCGGCACCGCGTCGATCAGCTGCTGAACGTCGAACGCGCCCGCCTTGTATCCATATTCCCCGGCCTTGGCCTGGGCGCCGGCAATGGTGCCGCCGGTGGCAACGATGCGCACGCGCGCGCTTTGCGCGTCCGCAACTGAGCCGAAGGACACGCTGGCGAGTAGCCCGAGGGTGAAGATGAAACGACGCATGGCGGGTTCCTTTCCGATCAGTGGGGCTGTGGCGCCAACGGCGGCGCCTGCGGGGCAAGGCTTGCTTCGTAAGCCACGCGATAGCCTTTGGAGATGCTTCGGACGGCGCGTCCGATATCGTCGTAAACGTGGTCCGGAAGGTTGGCGAAGGAGACTCGCACCGACCAGTCGGGCGCTGCGAAGCCGTTGCCGTTGAGAAGGACGATTCCGTGTTGCTCGGCGAGCCTGAACACGGGGTCGAGCGGGTGGACGTTCGCCTTCACCCAGTTGACGACGTCTTCGCCCAGATACTTCCGCATCCAGAATTCGAAGTCGATCAGCCCGTAATAATAATCGTAGTTCGGATTATCGAGGACCTCGATGCCGAGACCCTCGATCGTCGCCTCGAACCTCTTTTTCACGATGCCGATGCAGGCGCGCTGGTAGTCCTTGGCGGTGTCCATCAATTCGTAGATCGAGAAGATCGACATCATGACTTGCTGTGGCAGCGACAGGCCGGCCGTGTGGTTTAGAGCGACGTCGCGGCTGTCGGCGACGATTCGGTCGATGAAGGCAAGCTTGTCCGGCTCAAGAGTCAGCGCATGATAACGGTGGTTGATCGTCGCCTTGATCTCTTCCGAGTGGCTCCTGACCAGGCGGTCGAGGACGTTGTCCTCGTGAAGCGCGATGATTCCGAGCCGCCAGCCGGTGCAGCCGAAATATTTGCTGTAGGAATAGACCCCGATCGTGTTGTGCGGGAACGCCCCCATCAGCGAACGGAAGCCGGGCACGAACGTCCCGTAAACGTCGTCGGTCAGCAGGATGAGGTCGGGCCTGGCCTCCAGGATCTTGCCGATCCGGTCGATCGTCTCGGCCGACAGGGCCATTGCGCTTGGATTGCCGGGATTGACGACGAAGAAGGCCTTGATCGCGGGATTGAGTAGCTTGTCGAGATCGTCGCCGATCTGGAAACGGTCTTCCTGAAGCGAATGGATCTCGGTGATCTCGAGCCCGTAATCCTCGAGGATCGGCATTTCGAGATAGGGCGTGAAGATTGGAACAGACAGCGCGATCCGGTCGCCCGGATTGAGCAGCCGGTTCGTCTTAAGCGACTTGAAGATGTAGCACATTGCGGCCGTCCCGCCCTCGACCGCGTAGAGCTTGAACGTGCCTTCCGGCCGCGGATCTCCGCACATCGCCCACTGGATATATTCGCGGACCACGATCTCGGCATGTTTGAGCATCCGGTCCGGCACGGGGTAGTTGTCGCCAATGATGGAATCGACGAGCTCGTGGACGAATTCGTCCTCAACGAAGCCGAATTTCTCGAGCGCCCACGAGACCATGTCAGCCAGGAACGCCGCGCCCGGCGTCGAGCCCTTGGTCGCCAGCCAGGAGCGAAGCCGCTCGCCAATCCCCTTCGCCTTGGCCATCCCGCCGATGGCGGGCGGCAGGTCGAGCACCCGCCTGCTTTCAGTCATCGCGAACTGGCCGAGAAGGAAGAAGGCGTCGCGCGGAACGGTCGCGATCCAGTTCGGATTTCCGCGCCCCGCATTGATGAAGGAAATCGCCTCGTCGTCGGACCTCTTGAGGGCTTCCTTGATCAGGAAGTCCTTGATCTCGAAAGGGCTCAACGCCTGATATTCCTTCAGTGTCATGACATCCATATCGGCCTCCAAGGCGAGTTGGCGAACGTCAGCTCATCAACAGAACGACAGCCATTCCGAAGATCGTGAGAAGCGTGTTTCCGACGGCGTAGGGCATGCCGTAGCCAAGGGCGGGAACCTTGCTCTTGGCCTCTTCCTGAACCATGCCGAGCGCCGCCGTCGTAGTCCTCGCGCCGGCGACGACGCCGAACAGGATCGCGGGGTGGAACTTGAAGACGTAGCGGCCGAGATACAGGCCGGCGACCAGTGGGATCGACGTGGCAACGATGCCCCACAGGAACAGGCTGATGCCTTCTTCGATCAGTCCCTGCACGAAGCCGGGGCCGGCGTTGATCCCAACGATTGCGATGAAGACGTTCAGCCCCAGGGTATTCATCAGCCACAGCGAGGGAGCAGGGATATTGCCGATG from Sphingomonas anseongensis harbors:
- a CDS encoding ShlB/FhaC/HecB family hemolysin secretion/activation protein encodes the protein MVCAPAIAAAQAPPQGLRPTREEVTRQQQQPIRNRGPQLDIEGGIERAPCALDSPEFKDIKFTVRGAVFDGLKGLSPAELTPTYSDLVGTEQPISIVCDIRDRAATILRNAGYVAAVEVPEQEVADGIVRFQVLMAHLSQVRVRGNASGAERIIASYLNELTKQPVFNRYDAERYLLLATDLPGYTVRMTLRPAGSTPGEVLGDVTVQRTAAYVDSNIQNGGSDELGPWGGLLRAQFFGLTGLADRTTLAAYTTGDFQEQQTLQIGHDFRIGSEGLGIGGLFTYASAHPTIKPKGTNFEAQTLLATIQADYPIVRKLARTLRGSAGFDYIDQDLDLNKIKLTRDHLRVGFLRMGFDALDTQFSNGHSFVEPLWRLSSVLELRKGFDIFGATEPCGPAGAKCLGPGDVPPSRVEGIATAAVVRALLYAEWRPISKLTLALGARGQYAWKPLLSFEEFSAGNYTVGRGYDPGALLGDRGWGTQAEIRIGSLVPSDPKRAAVEGYVFWDHARVSNLDRLFIVSGSKHLNSVGAGARVNWDRFSLDANLAVPMTRIGIVEKKPDPRLLISLTTRLWPWSYE
- a CDS encoding OmpA family protein, producing the protein MSRLNRNLLAAALLAAAFQTPAIAAPVKVQGVVVTNQNGQLTIKTPNGDQTIVLPPNTPIRSISGVFGGQKEEVSHAALLPGLPVTIEGDDSSGRVVAGKVDYKASDYKTAVQINAGVQETARREAELRSAYSKMGDWDIRAEENIYFKTGSAAISAADKDRLMEIAGKAKGIKGYVVSVLGYADPRGNAAANERLSNRRAQAVINYLKQSGHLLPGRVLSASAMGEMNIPIDKADATAHASARRVTVRVLTSSAHLQP
- a CDS encoding OmpA family protein, which encodes MTNRKKQLAFAAVAVAAVALGGCATEDYVNERIATVQSSVDALAGQMNSRVGAVEAKTSEHDTRLAAVEKGKFNYQKVGETALLFDTGSYRLKAEEAAKLDTALAGLKAADRSAYIEIEGFADPRGGAKSNRELGLRRAREVYNYLRDQGVALNRMMLFSHGEEQQIADGNNDMNRRVVVTVVQ
- a CDS encoding type II asparaginase, with translation MRRFIFTLGLLASVSFGSVADAQSARVRIVATGGTIAGAQAKAGEYGYKAGAFDVQQLIDAVPNLNKLAVISGEQVVKIGSQDMNDEVWLKLANRVNAILNSPDYDGVVITHGTDTLEETAYFLSLVTHSDKPIVMVAAMRPATAISADGPGNLYNAVAAAASPLARGRGVLISLNDELDYARNATKTNATRVQTFASVNRGPAALANTGTINWFAPLEKKYGRTSVFSVDGLTSLPRVDILYAYPNMSVDLIDAAVKNGAKGLVIAGVGAGNMTEPALNRLAEAAKAGVVVVRSTRTGSGIIYRNNEIDDDKMNFVASGELNPGKSRVLLQLALTKTADPRQVQQYFDQY
- a CDS encoding bifunctional aspartate transaminase/aspartate 4-decarboxylase, yielding MDVMTLKEYQALSPFEIKDFLIKEALKRSDDEAISFINAGRGNPNWIATVPRDAFFLLGQFAMTESRRVLDLPPAIGGMAKAKGIGERLRSWLATKGSTPGAAFLADMVSWALEKFGFVEDEFVHELVDSIIGDNYPVPDRMLKHAEIVVREYIQWAMCGDPRPEGTFKLYAVEGGTAAMCYIFKSLKTNRLLNPGDRIALSVPIFTPYLEMPILEDYGLEITEIHSLQEDRFQIGDDLDKLLNPAIKAFFVVNPGNPSAMALSAETIDRIGKILEARPDLILLTDDVYGTFVPGFRSLMGAFPHNTIGVYSYSKYFGCTGWRLGIIALHEDNVLDRLVRSHSEEIKATINHRYHALTLEPDKLAFIDRIVADSRDVALNHTAGLSLPQQVMMSIFSIYELMDTAKDYQRACIGIVKKRFEATIEGLGIEVLDNPNYDYYYGLIDFEFWMRKYLGEDVVNWVKANVHPLDPVFRLAEQHGIVLLNGNGFAAPDWSVRVSFANLPDHVYDDIGRAVRSISKGYRVAYEASLAPQAPPLAPQPH